ATTTGTTTTCAATCCCTCAGCAAGCTTCGTTAATACCTCAGGTGTTGCCCAGTGCTTACCCTCCTCTTTAGGATAAGTAAGCAACCTGTGGAAATACTCAATATAAGCTTCAACATCTGCTTGACGAGGATCATGATGGTATACACAAAGAAGCGCTTGAGCCGCAGGCTTAGATCCACGAATAAAACATACTGGGATCAATGTAAATGACACCTCTCCAGTGTCGATATAGCGCTTCTTTAATAAAGGAAAAACCTCAGTAGTAAATTCCGCACATGCAGAACATGAAGGCTCCTCAAAAACAGTAATATTAATAGGAGCATATGGATTCCCAATAGTAGGGAAATGTTTCGCATTTGTGGGAATATGAGCTTTAGGGGGAAGTATTGTTTGCTTTTTGTGAATCATTAATCCAAAAGATATGATGAAAAAAGCGCTGGTGATTATAACAAGTATCTTTTTATTCAAGGACGGTCTCTTTTCTTACGTAGCTCACACAGAAATAAGAAATAGAACAAAAAAATAAAAATTTAAAAGTATTTTTTCATAAGAGAATAAACCCACAGCAGATATTCGACCTCTCAGGTTTATATTAATATGAACAATAGAATCATAAAAAACCTTTTAGTTTTATTATTTTCCTCCTATTGATAAAGAAAAAACCTAAAGTTTTTCTTTGCATGGATAAAGAAACCATAGACAATGTTTATAAGCACTTCCGTTATCGCTTTTTTAAACTCAGCATCCTTCCCGCTTTTTTAGGGCTGCTGCTTATATTCACTCCAAACACTCTAAACTACCAAGATCAAAGCATCATCATATCCGACAGGATTTGTGGAGCCTTGCTCATTACCCTTGCAGCTTTCTCTTTCTTAAAACGTTCCGTTTTGTGGTTCGGAGTATTCATTGGAATTTGGGTGACGCTTTTTTCCTGCTTTCCAGAGCGCTCTTCTATCGTTTTCGCAAACGATACCCTCATTGGATTTGCAATCTTTGCCGTTGTTTGCATTCCCCCGACACGTCCAGAAGCCCTAGAAGTAGGCCCCACCCTTCCCGAAGGGATTTCTTACAACCCCTCCTCAGGAGGACGTCGTGCTGCCGTGCTCGTACTCAGCTTGCTTGCTTGGTTACAATCCCGCTATCTAACAGCATCCGCATTAGGAATCTCAAGCTCTGCTTTTGAATGCGAATTTTTCATTTATGCAGCAATGATGACAACCTATTCCCTTCTTGTTGTTCTATCATTATCCGGAGGCGAACGTCGTTGGCACACAAGACCAAAAATCGTTCTAGTAACAGCTATTACTCTAATATGCGCTATAATTTTAACATTCATTCCTATAGTGCTCAAACAGCTACGCCCTGACTGCTGGCTGTGTCTATGTCTAACTATACAACCAGCTCTTGCTTTCGTTTTTGCTTACGACGAATTAAGAGCAACTTTGATTTACTTATCACAGTTCTCTAAGAAAAAACGTGAGCTTATTCGCATGTCGTTTTTTGGTTCTGAATACTACAGAGATTCACTATTTTGGGAAGAGCGTACCGTTCTCCCCTTTGGGAAAGCGTGTAAGCAAGCCTTTCAAGGGATCTCCTTCCCTCTTAACCTGGCCATCTCTATTTGCCTAGCTATAATATTCATGAAAATCGGTTATGACTTATCCCTTACAGACGCATTAAGAAACTATACCAATATCTGCTGCTGGTTCATTATCGTGTTATCCACACTATCTTTTGCTGAAAGCCTAAGACGTTTGCGATGGCTCTGCCTAATTTTCTCCGCAGCAATCGTACTTTCTCCTGTATTTTTCCATATTCCTATACACGCGCCTGCTCTTATCCCCACAGTAGTCACAGGAATCGCTCTAATCTTCTTATCGATAGGGAAAATACAACAAAAGAAGTAAACAAACTCTATTTCAACATAGCATTTACTACTGAAGATGGCTCGGGCTGCATAGAAGCAGATCGTTCTTCTTCCTCTTCAGCATCTACACGATCTCTTTTCTCTTTTTCATATTGACTCATGTAAATGCTATCTCGAGCATATAGAATACCCTCAGCAATAATCTCATCGTGTAAAGAGGTGTGTGAAGAGCCTTTTCCAGGGATAACTTTGCTAGTTTGCAACAAAGTAACAGAAAAAAACCTACGTGAATATTCAGGAAGAGCGACGCTGGCCTCTATAAAAGCAGCGACTTCCTGTTTCGTGATTTTTTTGGTTTGATTCTTACAGTAATTCAAAATTTGCAGATAATTGCTCTCTGCTAATTTTTTATGCTTAGCTAACGCTCCGCTATGCTGCTGAAAAGCAAGCATCAATAATGGAGCAGCAACACCTACAAGAGCAAGAATCGCAGGGAGAAGAAAAGGGAGAAACACATCAGAAACAAACGAGAATCCCTCTAAGGGATAACCAAGCAACAATGATCCTATTAACAATAGCGCTATAGAAACAACAAGAGTGATCACCCCGAGAAATACAAGAGGAGCTCCTTTCCAATGATGCGAATGAATACCCCGGCATAGCGATAATTTCTCTTCAGGAGATAGTAAGCTATATCCTAGCTCTGCTGAAGGTAATGCGGCTAACGGCAAGGTCATGTTAAAAGATTCTCCCGGATATCCTCTATAAGTAGATGGACATTTTCTGAAGAACGTGTGGTGTCATTAAAAAATATAGGAACAAGCGCATGATTTTTAATTACATAAAATGCATCCCCTAGAAAGGCAACATCGCGGAAATCATGCGTAACAAGAATAACCGTTTTACTTTCTTTTTTTGCGAGACGCAAAATGTACTTATACAATAGCTCTTTAGTAGTGATGTCTAAAGAAGAAAAAGGTTCGTCTAAAAGTAGTATAGGCTTGGGAGATAAGCACTGGCTAGCTAAAGACACTCTTTGCTTTTGTCCTTCAGACAGCTGGTCAGGATAACTATCTAATAACTTCCCTATGTTGAAACTCTCAACGACCTCCTCAAACTTATCGGAAAGTATTGAAAAACGCTCTTTTTTTATCCCTAATTCAGAACCCAAGTAGATATTTTTTAATACGGTTCTCCACGGAAGCAAAATTTGCTTTTGTTGCATATAAGCAACATCCACCTGTTTTATAGGTTGATTTTTCCAAAAAATCTCTCCGGAAATAGGTGTTAAAAACTTAGAAATCAAACGAAATAATGTTGTTTTCCCTATTCCAGAAACCCCTAAAATAATGGAAATCTTTCCAGGGTGCGCAACAAAAGATGCATTTTTAAATATCGCCCGGTTTGAATAGGAATAGAAAAGATGGCTGACTTCTAACATGTAGAAACCACGAATTAGAAATATAAGACGACTTGCGGTTACCAAGACTTGAACTTGGGACCTCGACATTATCAGTGTCGCGCTCTAACCAACTGAGCTATAACCGCGAGTTAATGGAGACTAGGAGAGTCGAACTCCTGACCTTCTGAATGCAAATCAGACGCTCTACCAGCTAAGCTAAGTCCCCGTTTATTCTTTTGCTAGTGTATCAGAAAAACAAAAAGTTATCTTAATGGCTAAGAGATTTAACCTCAACCAAAGAATTCAGAAAGATGCGCTTTAATGGGTTAAACAGATTTCTTTGAGTACATTTTTTAAAAGAGAGTCCATGTAAATTTTACTTGTCTTGCTTTGAAGCTGCTTCCATTCTTCGTTGCTTGGAGACTCTAAAGGATGAGGAATAAGTATGTTTACACCTAAACAAGGCACGCCAAATTCATAACACACTTGAGAAACTGATCCCCCAGCACTATCAAAACCTTGAATGGAAGGATTGATCTTTTGAAGGGATAAAAAATAATTACGAGACATCGTAAACGATTCTCCGGTCGCAACAATTCCTTCTACAAGAGTATGCTCCGAAGTAGTAGTAGTCTTAAGATATCCATGAGTCTTTAATAACTCTTCAATGGATTGTTTGTGAGTAGCAATAAACTGCCTTCCTCCAGTCTTTGCGGCTTCTCGATAAGCTTCGCTGGTTGCAAAGACACTCTGATGAATATCAGGGATCTCAAATCTTTGGAAAAATGGGCGTACATCAGAATCATAATTGATATAACCATTGGAAATAAGAACATTTCCAAAACGCCCACTCTCCGCGCGAGAATAGCACGTACCAATGATTAGAATAAGCTCCACACGATGTTTAAGAATCATGTTGCAGCTAATAATAGCAGCGGAGACCTTATTCGGCCAAAAAGAAGACATCACGAGATATTTTCCAAAATAATCTCCGGAATAATACGTTCGTCTACCCTCCGTGGTCTTCTTGCTATTCGCAAACCAAGGAACGGGACACTCTGACTCTAATTCAGAAATTTCAGGAAGGGCAAAAATAATGCCAATACGAGATACAGGAGACTGCTTTTCGTCGAAGATATCGACAGCTTCTGCTCTTAAAGAGATAAAGAGACAGCTAACAACGGCTATTAACAACAATCGAAGAATCATGAAAGATTCCCTACTACAGACTTTTTGGGTCCTTATAGGAAAATCAACTGTTAAAAAGAATTAAAAATCAAAGCGAAGATTGTTCTTTTCAAGTCTAGAGGTAGCGAAAAACTAGACTCGAAAAGAACCCACCTTCTATGAACCTTAACTCATAACGGGTATAAACATTCGTTTCTTAAAGTCTAACTTTCTTTTTCAGATCGATATTTCTTGCCTCACGCACTTTAGTAATCTTAAATGATTTAGTGAATGTCTCGTATTCTTTGTCTAGTGCCTTAGAATTCTTATTCTTATAAACCATGAAGACCTGATAGAGAGTGTGGTTTACAGAAACCAACATTCCTCTAAAGTAAATATCTTCACAAGAAATCCAAAATTCCAAAGCCTTGTGTCCCTGTATCTCTTTTGCCTGCATAAATAATACCTGAGATTCTGGAAGAGCTTGTAAAATTCCAGAAAACCCTTCCTGAAGATTTAACTCCGGACGGCTGATATCTACTTTCTCAGGATATTCCCAAACAGACACGACGTAAACAGTGTTATCTGATTGCGTCTCTGTAACATATGTATCATAACGTATAGTAAGCTCAGACTGAGGAATCTCTATAATCTGACCAGAGTGGTCAGGATCCCCGGGAAACTCTGCTGAAAACCCACAGTTTTTCGTATAGTCATACCGTTTCCACTTCAGACCATCCTTTATCTTAGAGATCAAAACATCACGGTCTTCTACCTCATTACTCGAGAACCAACCCTTTACCTTGGATAGGAAACTCAATCTGGACTCCGCCGCCACCAACACGGTAGGACAAGCGGCCTGAAGAGAGATTAATACGGTTAATAGGAACTTACTTAATTTTGAAAGCATAATAAAAATAAAATACGTTTATTAATTTAATAATATAACTTCCGACACTTTTTATTATAAATAAAACATGAAAAATCAAATACAACAGAAAAAACTTGTGTTTTATAAAATCCAGAACAATAATCCTGATAACCAAAAATGATTTGAAACTACGAGTTATTACCACATGAGCAAGCAAACATTTGATAGTAAGAAAGTTGGCGTTCTCCCATCAAGATGGGGAAGCGTGAGATTTCCGGGAAAACCTCTAGCACTGATCCTTGGAAAATCTTTAATACAAAGGACATACGAAAATATCGTTCAAAGTGAAGCCCTAGACAAAGTTATCGTAGCTACTGACGATCAGCGTATTATGGATCATGTTTTAGAATTTGGAGGCGAATGCGTTATGACCTCCCCCGAGTGTCTTAACGGTACTGAACGAACCGCGGAAGCCGCATCGCGTTATTGTCCAGAAGCAGACATTGTAGTAAATATACAG
This window of the Chlamydia sp. BM-2023 genome carries:
- a CDS encoding ABC transporter ATP-binding protein; translation: MLEVSHLFYSYSNRAIFKNASFVAHPGKISIILGVSGIGKTTLFRLISKFLTPISGEIFWKNQPIKQVDVAYMQQKQILLPWRTVLKNIYLGSELGIKKERFSILSDKFEEVVESFNIGKLLDSYPDQLSEGQKQRVSLASQCLSPKPILLLDEPFSSLDITTKELLYKYILRLAKKESKTVILVTHDFRDVAFLGDAFYVIKNHALVPIFFNDTTRSSENVHLLIEDIRENLLT
- a CDS encoding DsbA family protein; translation: MIHKKQTILPPKAHIPTNAKHFPTIGNPYAPINITVFEEPSCSACAEFTTEVFPLLKKRYIDTGEVSFTLIPVCFIRGSKPAAQALLCVYHHDPRQADVEAYIEYFHRLLTYPKEEGKHWATPEVLTKLAEGLKTNSGRSINPKGLMQCVEARQYEEQIKKNNIYGSQVLGGQLATPTAVVGDYLIEDPTFDELERVIRQVRHLQATEESND
- a CDS encoding 5'-methylthioadenosine nucleosidase; protein product: MILRLLLIAVVSCLFISLRAEAVDIFDEKQSPVSRIGIIFALPEISELESECPVPWFANSKKTTEGRRTYYSGDYFGKYLVMSSFWPNKVSAAIISCNMILKHRVELILIIGTCYSRAESGRFGNVLISNGYINYDSDVRPFFQRFEIPDIHQSVFATSEAYREAAKTGGRQFIATHKQSIEELLKTHGYLKTTTTSEHTLVEGIVATGESFTMSRNYFLSLQKINPSIQGFDSAGGSVSQVCYEFGVPCLGVNILIPHPLESPSNEEWKQLQSKTSKIYMDSLLKNVLKEICLTH